Proteins encoded together in one Pecten maximus unplaced genomic scaffold, xPecMax1.1, whole genome shotgun sequence window:
- the LOC117318773 gene encoding scavenger receptor class F member 1-like isoform X1, with product MLPFNCVDCRNQECDPGFHGSVCNQACPTNCENNLCSMQAGKCMECDIGFYGTRCDLPCSDNCKNSVCKKETGHCEECDAGFYGTRCNQSCPCNCKDNVCNRVNGQCEVSQNQTDAIPRAMFTNTEHVTGYAILGTLLGISICCNVGLILLFLRISRKLKLSSQPPVSYGMQTNSITDDTRNYEGLDVAKIDNTKSIYDIIKT from the exons ATGCTCCCTTTTAATTGTGTTGACTGCAGAAATCAGG aatgtGATCCAGGATTTCACGGCAGTGTCTGCAATCAGGCATGTCCTACTAACTGTGAAAATAACCTTTGCAGCATGCAAGCCGGGAAATGCATGG AATGTGATATTGGTTTTTATGGTACTCGCTGCGATCTTCCCTGCTCTGATAACTGCAAGAACAGTGTATGTAAAAAGGAAACCGGTCATTGTGAAG AATGCGATGCTGGTTTCTATGGTACTCGCTGTAATCAGTCATGTCCTTGTAATTGCAAGGACAATGTATGCAACAGGGTTAACGGTCAGTGTGAAG TCTCCCAAAACCAAACAGACGCAATTCCACGAGCGATGTTCACA AATACCGAACACGTCACTGGTTACGCTATTCTGGGAACTCTTCTAGGAATTTCCATTTGCTGCAACGTTGGATTAATTTTGCTTTTTCTAAGGATTTC AAGGAAGCTTAAATTGTCTTCCCAGCCGCCAGTATCTTATGGAATGCAGACAAATA gtATCACCGATGACACTCGCAACTATGAAGGATTAGATGTGGCCAAAATTGACAACACTAAAAGCATTTACGACATCATTAAGACTTAG
- the LOC117318773 gene encoding N-acetylglucosamine-1-phosphodiester alpha-N-acetylglucosaminidase-like isoform X2: protein MLPFNCVDCRNQECDPGFHGSVCNQACPTNCENNLCSMQAGKCMECDIGFYGTRCDLPCSDNCKNSVCKKETGHCEVSQNQTDAIPRAMFTNTEHVTGYAILGTLLGISICCNVGLILLFLRISRKLKLSSQPPVSYGMQTNSITDDTRNYEGLDVAKIDNTKSIYDIIKT from the exons ATGCTCCCTTTTAATTGTGTTGACTGCAGAAATCAGG aatgtGATCCAGGATTTCACGGCAGTGTCTGCAATCAGGCATGTCCTACTAACTGTGAAAATAACCTTTGCAGCATGCAAGCCGGGAAATGCATGG AATGTGATATTGGTTTTTATGGTACTCGCTGCGATCTTCCCTGCTCTGATAACTGCAAGAACAGTGTATGTAAAAAGGAAACCGGTCATTGTGAAG TCTCCCAAAACCAAACAGACGCAATTCCACGAGCGATGTTCACA AATACCGAACACGTCACTGGTTACGCTATTCTGGGAACTCTTCTAGGAATTTCCATTTGCTGCAACGTTGGATTAATTTTGCTTTTTCTAAGGATTTC AAGGAAGCTTAAATTGTCTTCCCAGCCGCCAGTATCTTATGGAATGCAGACAAATA gtATCACCGATGACACTCGCAACTATGAAGGATTAGATGTGGCCAAAATTGACAACACTAAAAGCATTTACGACATCATTAAGACTTAG